The Thermodesulfovibrio thiophilus DSM 17215 genome includes the window TGATGATATAATCGAACAGATGGAATATGCAGGTTCTTCCTCTGTATTTATTGTTTCTCTGGTTTGTCTTTTTGTTGGAATGGCATTGAGTTTACAACTAAGTGCAGAACTCAGTAGACTTGGACTAAAGATGTATACAGGTAAAATTGTCGGTATCGCTGTAATAAGAGAGATTGGTCCGCTTATTACAGCTCTTGTCTTTATAGGAAGGGTTGGAGCTGGACAGACTGCAGAGATTGGCTCAATGATTTTAGGACACCAGATAGATTCATTAAGGGTTTATGGAATAGACCCGATTAAAAAAGTTGTAATTCCAAGAGTTGTTGCTTCTGTAATCATGCTGCCCTGCCTGACAATAATAGGAGATCTTATCTGTCTTTTTGGAGGATATTATATTGCTGTTTTTGTAAGTAATCAGAGCGGTTCATTTTATTGGGCAAGCATCATAAGAGAATTAAAATTTCAGAATGTTTTTTCGGGTTCAATTAAACCTTTTCTATTCGGATATCTAATTTCCTGTATAAGTTGTTTTTACGGACTTACAACCCGTGGTGGAGCCAAAGGATTAAGAACATCCACTACAAAAGCTGTAGTGACATCAATTATTATTGTTATTGTAACGGATTTAATGCTCACAAGAATACTTCTTTATGCCTTGGGATTCAGTATATGATAGTTTTTGATAATGTCTGTTTTTCATATGGACCAAGAGAAATACTCAGGGATGTTAGTTTTACCGCACGGTTTGATGAACGTATAGCTGTGCTTGGTGAAAGCGGAAGTGGTAAAACAACGATTTTAAAACTAATTCTCGGGCTAATCACTCCTGATAGAGGAAAAATTTTAATTGATGGCGTTGACATAACCAAATTAAGTGAGG containing:
- a CDS encoding MlaE family ABC transporter permease — its product is MKNLKKIRQLLAELQDFYLLCLDSSMKLFKKPLYFDDIIEQMEYAGSSSVFIVSLVCLFVGMALSLQLSAELSRLGLKMYTGKIVGIAVIREIGPLITALVFIGRVGAGQTAEIGSMILGHQIDSLRVYGIDPIKKVVIPRVVASVIMLPCLTIIGDLICLFGGYYIAVFVSNQSGSFYWASIIRELKFQNVFSGSIKPFLFGYLISCISCFYGLTTRGGAKGLRTSTTKAVVTSIIIVIVTDLMLTRILLYALGFSI